In Macadamia integrifolia cultivar HAES 741 chromosome 12, SCU_Mint_v3, whole genome shotgun sequence, the following are encoded in one genomic region:
- the LOC122056953 gene encoding uncharacterized protein LOC122056953 — MLSILSHKLRRLCSRLYWPIRRRSKIKIVIRRFGKCNLRSSKKKDEPIHQNGQLGNSTKLERPIRLATFNAALFSMAPAIPQSEKSVIFDYGEEDYLKVRRSMEIDIRSKSVNDRPKSILKQSPLHPNSMNSPDHATKQQRFAKSKLRVSINLPDNEISLVRSRQSSFAEEKGEGPSSSSTITSRNQKGKAPLRSSVSFSTNMIITDRVSESLRSRRSILEVLREVDADILALQDVKAEEEKGMKPLSDLATALGMTYAFAESWAPEYGNAILSKWPIKKWQVRKIFDDTDFRNVLKATIDVPQAGEINFYCTHLDHLDENWRMKQINTIIQSNDQHHILAGGLNSLDETDYSVERWSDIKKYYEEIGKPTPKVDVMKFLKRKQYVDSKDFSGECESVVIIAKGQNVQGTCKYGTRVDYILASPGSLYKFVPGSYSVMSSKGTSDHHIVKVDVVRVDNSTEEKVASRRKRKPKQKVVKITNPSSRGIWKTNT, encoded by the exons ATGCTAAGCATCCTCAGCCATAAACTCCGGCGACTCTGCTCCAGACTATACTGGCCAATACGGCGGCGTTCGAAGATCAAAATCGTCATCAGGAGGTTTGGGAAATGCAACCTAAGATCTtctaagaagaaagatgaaccCATCCACCAAAATGGTCAACTGGGCAATTCTACTAAATTGGAGAGGCCAATTCGACTTGCGACTTTCAATGCGGCCTTGTTCTCCATGGCTCCTGCTATCCCACAGTCTGAGAAATCTGTTATCTTTGATTATGGGGAAGAAGATTATCTCAAGGTCAGGCGTTCTATGGAGATTGATATCCGATCCAAGTCTGTAAATGATCGTCCCAAGAGCATACTCAAGCAATCTCCCCTGCATCCCAACTCCATGAACAGTCCTGACCATGCTACCAAGCAACAGAGGTTCGCCAAATCAAAATTGAGGGTCTCCATCAATCTCCCAGACAATGAAATCTCATTAGTGCGCAGTAGACAATCGAGTTTTGCAGAAGAGAAAGGTGAGGGACCTTCTTCGTCGAGCACGATTACAAGCAGGAACCAGAAAGGCAAAGCTCCTCTGAGATCCAGTGTGAGCTTCTCCACCAATATGATTATCACTGATAGAGTTTCTGAGAGCCTGAGAAGCCGTAGATCCATTCTGGAAGTCCTGAGGGAAGTGGATGCAGATATATTAGCTCTTCAAGATGTGAaagcagaggaagagaaaggCATGAAACCTCTATCAGACTTGGCTACTGCCTTGGGTATGACATATGCATTCGCAGAGAGCTGGGCTCCTGAGTATGGAAATGCTATCCTGTCCAAATGGCCAATTAAGAAATGGCAAGTTCGGAAAATTTTCGACGATACAGACTTCAG GAATGTGCTAAAGGCGACAATTGATGTGCCCCAGGCTGGCGAAATTAACTTCTATTGCACTCATCTTGATCATTTGGATGAGAACTGGAGGATGAAGCAGATAAATACAATTATCCAATCAAATGATCAGCATCATATCTTAGCCGGAGGCCTCAACTCCCTGGATGAAACAGACTACTCTGTAGAGAGATGGTCAGATATTAAGAAG TACTATGAGGAGATTGGAAAGCCGACACCAAAGGTTGATGTGATGAAGTTCTTGAAGAGGAAGCAATATGTAGATTCCAAGGACTTTTCAGGCGAATGCGAATCAGTTGTTATAATTGCCAAAGGCCAAA ATGTGCAAGGGACATGCAAGTATGGGACAAGAGTGGATTATATATTGGCATCACCAGGCTCACTATACAAGTTTGTTCCTGGATCTTACTCTGTTATGTCATCCAAAGGGACATCTGATCATCACATAGTGAAGGTTGATGTGGTAAGGGTAGATAACAGCACAGAAGAAAAGGTTGCCTCACGGCGTAAAAGAAAACCTAAACAGAAGGTTGTAAAGATAACAAACCCTTCATCAAGGGGAATATGGAAAACAAATACTTGA
- the LOC122058312 gene encoding protein FANTASTIC FOUR 1-like translates to MMSFCKKTVHSLLSLSQSTSTSDYPSHHHHHCRHIPSISGCFCLIAGDTPKNPNVVVLESATIKPTSTPVACKKDSTTFVSNGSCTESLGFESSDYLMEESLKEEELWWSKSTSVRSRWKTTVEKIRTQETNFPPPLPSLNQNGQPSFYLKPLRRNGRLELTEVRIERPDIFKASRQDGRLRLQLVKSEPQHPSPPYQDCDQLEEQEPLPLSSPPPPPPPPPHHHHHHQQEKEEEIIGKQGEDEISEEEEEEEGRRLRQWNLEGIRWRCQEMNNHRPHHHLLYGATIV, encoded by the coding sequence ATGATGAGTTTCTGTAAGAAGACGGTACActcattactctctctctctcaatccaCAAGCACAAGCGATTACCcatcccaccaccaccaccattgccGGCATATTCCTTCCATCTCTGGTTGCTTTTGTTTGATTGCCGGAGACACCCCAAAAAACCCCAATGTAGTTGTACTAGAGTCGGCCACAATTAAGCCCACTTCCACCCCTGTCGCCTGCAAGAAAGATTCAACCACTTTTGTCAGCAATGGATCGTGCACAGAGAGCTTAGGGTTCGAGAGCTCTGATTATTTAATGGAGGAGTCGTTGAAGGAAGAGGAATTGTGGTGGTCTAAATCAACGTCTGTACGATCCAGGTGGAAGACGACCGTGGAGAAGATTAGGACGCAGGAAACCAATTTCCCTCCTCCCCTGCCTTCTTTAAACCAGAACGGCCAGCCCAGCTTCTATCTCAAGCCGCTGCGGAGGAACGGGAGGCTGGAACTCACTGAGGTTAGGATCGAACGTCCTGATATCTTCAAGGCCTCCCGTCAGGATGGTAGATTGAGGTTGCAACTCGTCAAATCAGAACCACAGCATCCCTCTCCACCATATCAGGACTGTGACCAATTGGAGGAACAAGAGCCATTGCcactttcttctcctcctcctcctcctcctcctcctcctcatcatcatcatcatcatcagcaagaaaaggaagaagaaattattGGAAAACAAGGCGAAgatgaaatcagtgaagaggaagaagaagaagaagggaggagactGAGGCAGTGGAACTTGGAGGGAATCAGGTGGCGGTGTCAGGAAATGAATAATCACAGGCCTCACCACCACCTCCTATATGGTGCCACTATTGTGTAA